The Carnobacterium mobile DSM 4848 genome includes a window with the following:
- a CDS encoding phosphate ABC transporter substrate-binding protein PstS family protein → MMVIAALGIFLTACGPVEGEESITAVGSSALQPLVEAAGEQFGAENFGKFINVQGGGSGTGLGQIAANAVEIGNSDIFAEEKSGIDASKLVDHRVAVVGITPIVTPGTGVTDISLEDLGKIFTGEITNWKELGGKDLTITVLNRSSGSGTRSTFDRWVLPEGKKSIVTQEQESSGTVRQIVASTPGTISYVAFSYVDDTVETLSIDGIEPTDENVKTNEWIIWSYEHMYTNGEPTGLTKDFLAYIMSEEVQSTLIEALGYIPANTMQVERDAAGNTTEVP, encoded by the coding sequence ATGATGGTAATAGCGGCGTTAGGTATTTTTTTAACAGCTTGTGGACCAGTAGAAGGAGAAGAATCAATCACAGCTGTGGGTTCTTCAGCGTTGCAACCGCTTGTTGAAGCTGCCGGAGAACAATTTGGAGCTGAGAATTTTGGTAAATTTATTAATGTACAAGGCGGAGGAAGCGGAACAGGATTGGGACAAATTGCTGCCAATGCCGTAGAAATTGGCAATTCAGATATTTTTGCAGAAGAAAAAAGTGGAATCGACGCTTCAAAATTAGTTGACCACCGAGTTGCGGTAGTCGGCATTACGCCGATTGTTACACCGGGCACAGGAGTAACAGATATTAGTTTGGAAGATTTAGGGAAAATTTTTACGGGAGAAATTACGAATTGGAAAGAATTGGGCGGTAAAGACTTGACCATTACTGTTTTGAACCGTTCTTCAGGAAGTGGAACACGTTCAACTTTTGACCGTTGGGTACTGCCGGAAGGTAAAAAAAGTATCGTTACTCAAGAACAAGAATCTAGTGGAACAGTACGACAAATTGTGGCAAGTACGCCTGGGACCATCAGTTATGTTGCATTTTCTTATGTAGACGATACTGTGGAAACTTTGTCTATCGACGGAATAGAACCAACGGACGAAAATGTTAAAACAAATGAATGGATCATCTGGTCTTATGAACATATGTATACAAATGGTGAACCCACTGGTTTGACAAAAGATTTTCTAGCTTACATTATGTCTGAGGAAGTTCAAAGCACCTTGATAGAAGCTCTTGGGTATATCCCGGCTAATACGATGCAAGTAGAACGAGACGCAGCAGGAAACACGACTGAAGTTCCTTAA
- the pnpS gene encoding two-component system histidine kinase PnpS, which produces MKKIQTQVLTIFMVLFIIFGGCISFFSTRLMQSYANESQQEDLIEQSKLILSHFNGVADTVQAFPDLKREAVKVKKYTNQRITLIDLAGTVIYDSSIDDVPLENHRNRKEVQAILKGEPQGTATRKSESTNDTLYYVTQPIVDQTGQVIGILRLAKPLAEMNQLNGQIRQSILAFSILALFLTAGITFLIARYIAKPIEEVMDVAKNLSNKQYETRFSGNGYGEVTKLGETINELAESLEDQMQEITQNKERINELINHLVIGVMQLDEQGNIQIVNPAMCQIFEMDSNELLGRSYLEATKSYGLSHLIEKAYRKKEIQNKEIYFYFPAERIVDANVVPIAGKTKAETNLIVLLYDITEIRRLEKVRTDFVTNASHELRTPVTALKGFSETLLDGAMEDKAILKQFLEIMLEESTRLDLLVNDILELSKLEQKQVPITYEEVVVKDAVLSTFKLVKQKAEHKQITLNLLEEDTVIIEGDKDRLKQILANLIDNAVIYTQAGGTITVTLKKTIEHALITVSDNGMGISEDEINRIFERFYRVDKGRSRNSGGTGLGLSIVKYLVENFNGTIAVRSKVGLGTTFTITFPLHHL; this is translated from the coding sequence ATGAAAAAAATTCAGACCCAAGTTCTGACTATTTTTATGGTCTTATTCATTATTTTTGGGGGTTGTATCAGCTTTTTTTCAACTCGCTTAATGCAAAGTTACGCAAATGAAAGTCAGCAAGAAGATTTAATAGAACAATCGAAACTTATTTTAAGTCATTTTAACGGCGTAGCGGATACAGTACAAGCTTTTCCTGATTTAAAAAGAGAAGCGGTGAAAGTAAAAAAATATACTAACCAACGGATCACTTTGATTGATCTAGCTGGAACGGTCATTTATGATTCTTCAATAGATGATGTGCCATTGGAGAATCACCGCAATCGTAAAGAGGTCCAAGCTATATTAAAGGGAGAACCTCAAGGAACAGCTACACGGAAAAGCGAAAGCACGAACGATACGCTCTACTATGTTACACAGCCAATTGTTGATCAGACTGGACAAGTGATAGGCATTCTTCGCTTGGCTAAACCCTTAGCAGAAATGAACCAATTAAATGGACAAATCCGGCAATCTATTTTAGCCTTCAGTATTTTGGCTTTGTTCTTAACTGCTGGAATTACTTTTTTGATTGCAAGATATATTGCTAAACCAATTGAAGAAGTTATGGATGTAGCGAAAAATTTGTCGAATAAGCAGTACGAAACACGATTCAGTGGGAATGGCTACGGTGAAGTAACGAAATTGGGAGAAACAATCAATGAATTAGCTGAAAGTTTAGAAGATCAAATGCAGGAAATTACGCAAAATAAAGAGCGAATCAATGAATTGATCAACCATTTAGTGATTGGTGTCATGCAGTTGGACGAACAAGGAAACATTCAAATCGTCAACCCGGCCATGTGCCAAATTTTTGAAATGGACAGCAATGAATTATTGGGCAGATCCTACCTTGAAGCAACAAAGAGTTATGGACTAAGCCATTTAATTGAAAAAGCATACCGCAAAAAAGAAATTCAAAACAAAGAAATTTATTTTTATTTCCCTGCAGAGCGGATCGTAGACGCAAATGTGGTTCCGATAGCCGGGAAAACAAAAGCTGAAACGAATCTGATTGTTCTGTTATATGATATTACAGAAATCCGGCGTTTAGAAAAAGTACGAACGGATTTTGTTACGAATGCTTCTCATGAGTTAAGAACACCGGTAACAGCCTTAAAAGGTTTTTCTGAGACATTACTGGATGGAGCTATGGAAGATAAAGCAATTTTGAAGCAGTTTTTAGAGATTATGCTGGAAGAAAGCACTAGGCTCGACTTGTTAGTAAATGATATTCTAGAATTATCTAAGCTTGAACAAAAGCAAGTTCCGATTACTTATGAAGAAGTAGTGGTTAAAGATGCTGTCTTATCTACATTTAAATTAGTAAAACAAAAAGCTGAGCACAAACAAATCACTTTGAATTTACTTGAAGAAGATACGGTCATAATCGAAGGAGACAAGGATCGGTTGAAACAGATCTTGGCTAACTTGATTGATAATGCCGTTATTTATACACAAGCTGGCGGGACGATCACTGTAACGCTCAAAAAAACAATAGAGCATGCTCTTATCACAGTCAGCGATAATGGAATGGGAATTTCTGAAGACGAAATAAACCGTATTTTTGAACGTTTTTATCGCGTAGACAAAGGCCGAAGCCGCAATTCGGGCGGAACCGGATTAGGCTTATCAATTGTAAAGTACTTGGTTGAGAACTTTAATGGAACGATCGCTGTAAGGAGCAAGGTAGGGTTAGGAACTACTTTTACAATCACTTTTCCGTTGCATCATCTTTAA
- a CDS encoding substrate-binding domain-containing protein, translating to MYTKKASKLVLALGMGLFLAACGNSASDAKGTSTSGGEFDASQTIHVISREDGSGTRGAFTEITGILEEDADGNEVDNTYTEAAIQNSTDGVMTSVSGDATAIGYISLGSLNEKVKAVKIEGVEPTGETVKDGSYAIARPFNVVYKDNLSEIAQDFWDFMFSQQGQEIIVNEGYVEAGENAPDYAAPEKLSGKISIVGSTSVTPVMEVLVEEYQALNPDVTIDITSNGSSAGIAAAMDGTADIGMASRELKEEEQAELKSEVLAMDGIAVIVNQENTIDDLTMEHVKKIFTGEVTTWEETAN from the coding sequence ATGTATACAAAAAAAGCATCAAAATTAGTGTTAGCTTTAGGAATGGGACTATTTTTAGCTGCTTGCGGCAATTCAGCTTCCGATGCAAAAGGAACCAGTACATCTGGAGGAGAATTTGATGCCTCTCAAACGATCCATGTTATTTCCCGCGAAGATGGTTCTGGAACGCGTGGTGCATTTACTGAAATCACAGGGATATTAGAAGAAGATGCTGATGGCAATGAAGTAGATAATACGTACACAGAAGCAGCGATACAAAACAGTACAGATGGAGTAATGACTTCTGTCTCCGGCGATGCAACAGCGATCGGTTATATTTCACTAGGCTCATTAAATGAGAAGGTTAAAGCAGTTAAAATTGAAGGAGTTGAGCCAACAGGTGAAACGGTTAAAGACGGTTCATATGCAATTGCACGTCCTTTCAATGTAGTGTATAAAGATAATTTAAGTGAGATCGCACAAGATTTTTGGGATTTTATGTTTAGTCAACAAGGACAAGAAATCATCGTAAACGAAGGATATGTTGAAGCTGGCGAAAATGCTCCAGATTATGCTGCTCCCGAAAAATTATCAGGAAAGATCAGTATTGTCGGTTCGACTTCTGTCACACCAGTTATGGAAGTTTTAGTTGAAGAATACCAAGCATTGAATCCAGATGTTACGATCGATATCACTTCGAATGGATCTTCTGCTGGGATTGCAGCAGCTATGGACGGAACAGCAGATATAGGCATGGCTTCTCGCGAATTAAAGGAAGAAGAACAAGCTGAACTAAAGTCAGAAGTTCTCGCAATGGATGGAATTGCCGTTATTGTGAATCAGGAAAATACGATTGATGACCTAACGATGGAGCATGTAAAAAAGATCTTTACAGGAGAAGTGACTACTTGGGAAGAAACAGCAAATTAA
- a CDS encoding response regulator transcription factor, with the protein MKKVLIVDDEQSILTLLAFNLEKEGYQVQTALDGLTGYSLALANTYDFIILDLMLPSMDGMEVCKKLRQEKNNTPIMILTAKDDELDKIIGLELGADDYMTKPFSPREVLARMKAIMRRIQPHPVKSDSVEDIENNEKIEVGEICIFPDQYKVMVRNQPIEVTPKEFELLLYMAKRINRILSREQLLNAIWNFDYTGETRIVDVHISHLREKIEIDTKNPVYIRTVRGFGYKFEVPKT; encoded by the coding sequence ATGAAAAAAGTTTTAATTGTTGATGATGAACAGTCGATTTTGACTTTACTGGCCTTTAATTTAGAAAAAGAAGGGTATCAAGTTCAAACAGCATTAGATGGCTTAACAGGTTATTCATTGGCATTAGCTAATACCTATGATTTCATTATCTTGGACTTGATGCTGCCTTCAATGGACGGTATGGAAGTATGTAAGAAATTGCGCCAAGAAAAAAACAATACCCCAATTATGATTTTAACTGCTAAAGATGATGAATTAGACAAAATTATCGGATTAGAATTAGGTGCAGATGATTATATGACTAAACCATTCAGTCCGAGGGAAGTGTTGGCTAGAATGAAGGCTATTATGCGCCGAATTCAGCCTCATCCAGTAAAAAGTGATTCCGTGGAAGACATAGAAAATAATGAAAAAATAGAAGTTGGAGAAATCTGTATTTTTCCTGACCAATACAAAGTGATGGTGCGAAATCAGCCTATCGAGGTCACTCCTAAAGAATTCGAACTTTTATTGTATATGGCTAAACGCATCAATCGTATTTTAAGCCGGGAGCAATTATTAAACGCTATCTGGAATTTTGATTATACAGGAGAAACGCGAATTGTAGATGTCCACATTAGTCATTTAAGAGAGAAAATCGAAATAGATACTAAAAATCCCGTCTATATTCGTACAGTGAGAGGCTTTGGGTACAAATTTGAGGTTCCAAAAACATGA
- the pstC gene encoding phosphate ABC transporter permease subunit PstC translates to MDFFMQGVFLFSALISVLAIVLIGVFVFAGGLPFIAKYGLSNFLLGEKWTPSNTPAAFGILPMIVGSVSVTLGAVVIGVPIGVLTAVFMAKFCPPKLYKLLKPAVNLMAAIPSIVYGFFALQLIVPLMRGLFGGTGMNMLTVMLLLGVMILPTIIGMSESAIRAVPESYYSGSLALGATHERSVMKVILPAAKSGILSSIVLGVGRAIGETMAVVLVAGNQPRIPEAFTQGVRTLTTNIVLEMSYAAGQHREALIATAVVLFGFILLINGIFMLIKRKETVK, encoded by the coding sequence ATGGATTTTTTTATGCAAGGTGTCTTCCTATTTTCAGCTTTAATATCTGTGTTGGCGATCGTCTTGATAGGTGTATTCGTATTTGCTGGAGGCTTGCCCTTTATTGCAAAATATGGATTAAGTAATTTTTTGCTAGGAGAAAAATGGACGCCATCAAATACTCCTGCAGCTTTTGGGATATTGCCCATGATCGTGGGGTCTGTTTCCGTTACGCTAGGGGCAGTAGTGATCGGTGTACCAATCGGAGTGCTAACAGCTGTGTTTATGGCTAAGTTCTGCCCGCCTAAGTTATATAAATTGTTAAAACCTGCAGTCAACTTGATGGCTGCGATTCCCTCTATTGTATACGGCTTCTTTGCGTTGCAATTAATCGTACCGCTGATGCGCGGTCTTTTTGGCGGGACTGGAATGAACATGCTGACAGTTATGCTGTTATTAGGCGTGATGATCTTGCCGACCATTATTGGAATGTCAGAGTCAGCCATTCGTGCCGTTCCAGAAAGCTATTACAGCGGCAGTCTTGCTTTAGGAGCAACTCATGAACGATCAGTAATGAAAGTCATCTTGCCAGCAGCAAAATCGGGTATTTTATCTTCAATCGTTTTAGGAGTCGGACGCGCCATCGGTGAAACGATGGCCGTTGTTTTGGTGGCTGGAAATCAACCACGGATTCCTGAAGCATTTACCCAAGGAGTTCGGACACTTACAACGAACATTGTTTTAGAAATGTCTTATGCTGCTGGTCAGCACCGAGAAGCACTTATTGCAACAGCTGTGGTGTTATTTGGTTTCATTCTACTGATTAATGGAATCTTTATGCTGATTAAACGAAAGGAGACCGTCAAATGA
- a CDS encoding PDZ domain-containing protein, with amino-acid sequence MQLASNFFMALLVFFIQPTFLIGLILAIGTGYKRIKNERTNLRVAIYKKLYEIKNYLLLGLIAGLIGSLLSIGIGMPVTLDWIIIYQLVVFLVLLAGYRFVHPLFTFSLTTLLLLGAMHMKNAMVIDWLPKNWYQPLSQVKWVNSNLITTTLLLIVFLLIISALTLNKHAIKKLSPHFLKTKRGKKIARYQIKPFWVIPLLLVIPGESFGAFFDWWPVFSLGNQTYSFFWLPVLVGFRFTVQAQLPSEALRLMTRECFILAIVVAAAAIGSIWSMYSGIAGLGIAVIGGLFVLYRHRQRENKHSFLFGPTDNGLKVIGIHPETPAEKMGVAVGDTLVSCNDEEIRTEEDFYRALSKNSVYCHLKIKGPDGELRLAESALYADTPHEIGLVLLSN; translated from the coding sequence ATGCAACTAGCATCAAATTTTTTTATGGCTCTACTGGTTTTCTTTATTCAACCTACTTTTTTAATCGGCTTAATTTTAGCAATTGGCACGGGCTATAAAAGAATCAAAAACGAACGGACAAATCTGAGAGTAGCTATCTATAAAAAACTTTATGAAATAAAAAATTATTTGCTTCTTGGATTAATTGCTGGACTGATTGGATCACTTTTATCGATAGGAATCGGCATGCCTGTAACATTAGATTGGATCATTATTTATCAACTAGTGGTGTTTCTAGTCTTATTAGCCGGCTATCGTTTTGTCCATCCACTCTTTACTTTTTCGTTAACCACCTTACTTTTGTTAGGTGCAATGCATATGAAAAATGCAATGGTAATAGATTGGCTTCCCAAAAATTGGTATCAGCCCTTGTCTCAGGTAAAATGGGTCAACTCTAATTTAATTACGACTACTTTGCTTCTGATCGTCTTTTTACTGATCATATCTGCGCTGACACTCAATAAACATGCAATTAAAAAATTATCTCCTCATTTTTTAAAAACAAAACGAGGAAAAAAAATTGCCCGCTACCAAATTAAACCTTTTTGGGTCATTCCGTTGCTATTAGTTATTCCGGGAGAAAGTTTTGGTGCATTCTTTGATTGGTGGCCTGTATTCTCTCTTGGAAACCAAACCTACTCATTTTTCTGGCTGCCTGTTTTAGTTGGTTTTCGTTTTACCGTTCAAGCACAGCTGCCAAGCGAAGCGCTTCGTTTAATGACTAGAGAATGCTTTATATTGGCTATTGTAGTAGCCGCTGCAGCTATTGGTTCAATTTGGAGTATGTATTCCGGAATTGCTGGCCTTGGAATAGCAGTAATCGGAGGATTATTTGTTCTTTATCGCCACCGACAACGAGAAAATAAACATTCCTTTTTATTCGGTCCAACTGATAATGGGTTAAAAGTTATTGGAATCCATCCTGAGACACCTGCTGAGAAAATGGGTGTTGCAGTCGGTGATACACTTGTTTCCTGCAACGATGAGGAGATTAGAACAGAAGAAGATTTTTATCGGGCGTTATCTAAAAATAGTGTCTACTGTCATTTAAAAATAAAAGGTCCAGATGGCGAATTGCGTTTAGCTGAATCTGCTCTTTATGCAGACACACCGCATGAAATTGGGCTGGTCTTGCTCTCAAATTAA
- the phoU gene encoding phosphate signaling complex protein PhoU, which produces MRQTFEEELTSLHHHFSEMGMMVNEAIYKSVKSFINHDKELAQEVIDHDHQINELELTLEKKCFELIALQQPVTSDLRRIVTVMKACADLERMGDHAVSIARSTIRVKGTKRIPQIEVKIAELSEKVKVIVRAALEAYLKKDVQQARQTADSDDAINALSKEIFEQCIEEMKADPELVICGTDYLLVSRYLERIGDYVTNICEWVIYLETGKITELNSNHTFN; this is translated from the coding sequence ATGAGACAAACTTTTGAAGAAGAACTGACCTCATTGCACCACCATTTTTCGGAAATGGGAATGATGGTCAATGAAGCGATTTATAAATCTGTTAAATCATTTATTAACCATGATAAAGAACTGGCACAAGAAGTGATTGATCATGATCACCAAATCAATGAATTAGAACTGACTTTGGAAAAGAAATGCTTTGAGTTGATTGCATTGCAGCAACCTGTCACCAGTGATTTACGCAGAATTGTAACAGTTATGAAAGCTTGTGCTGATTTGGAACGCATGGGAGATCACGCAGTCAGCATTGCAAGATCTACGATTCGTGTAAAAGGTACAAAGCGGATCCCTCAGATTGAAGTCAAAATTGCGGAACTTTCCGAAAAAGTGAAAGTGATCGTTAGAGCGGCGTTAGAAGCTTACCTCAAAAAAGACGTGCAGCAAGCTCGACAAACTGCTGATAGTGATGACGCTATTAATGCATTATCTAAAGAAATCTTTGAACAATGCATTGAAGAAATGAAAGCAGACCCGGAACTGGTTATATGCGGTACGGATTATCTTTTAGTCTCAAGATACTTAGAACGAATCGGCGATTATGTAACGAATATTTGTGAATGGGTTATTTACCTTGAAACTGGAAAAATTACAGAATTGAATTCGAATCATACATTTAATTAA
- the pstA gene encoding phosphate ABC transporter permease PstA produces MSSKVMKSFIYLAAALTFGSLFFIIGFMLIKGLPHLTASLFSWKYTTNNVSLLPALLTTFMVVGLTLLIATPIGVFTGFYLVEYAKKSNKVVGLIRMATDTLAAIPSIVYGLFGMLFFVTFLQFQYSLLAGVLTAVMMILPLIIRSTEEALLSVNDSLRQASFGLGAGKLRTIFKVVLPVAMPGILSGVILASGRVVGETAALMYTMGTSTNLPDSLFSSGRTLALHMYVLSSEGQHVNESYATGVVLILIVLIINGISTYLSSRLTKETIK; encoded by the coding sequence ATGAGTAGTAAAGTAATGAAAAGTTTTATTTATCTTGCTGCGGCACTGACTTTTGGTTCATTGTTTTTCATTATCGGTTTTATGTTAATCAAAGGACTGCCGCATTTGACGGCGTCTCTTTTTTCTTGGAAATACACAACCAATAATGTTTCTTTATTGCCAGCTTTGCTGACAACGTTTATGGTTGTTGGATTAACCTTACTGATAGCTACGCCGATCGGAGTGTTTACCGGCTTTTATTTGGTCGAATACGCTAAAAAAAGCAATAAAGTAGTGGGATTGATTCGAATGGCAACAGATACCTTGGCGGCCATCCCATCGATTGTGTACGGCTTGTTCGGAATGCTGTTTTTTGTCACATTTTTGCAATTCCAGTATTCTCTTCTAGCTGGTGTATTAACAGCTGTGATGATGATTTTACCGTTGATTATCCGCTCAACTGAGGAAGCGCTGCTTTCCGTTAATGACTCGTTACGACAAGCTAGTTTTGGCTTAGGAGCAGGAAAATTAAGAACAATCTTTAAAGTAGTGTTGCCTGTTGCAATGCCAGGCATTTTATCGGGTGTCATTTTAGCTAGCGGACGAGTAGTCGGAGAAACAGCGGCTTTGATGTACACAATGGGAACTTCGACTAATTTACCGGACAGTCTGTTTTCTTCTGGGAGAACACTAGCGTTACATATGTATGTATTATCCAGCGAAGGGCAACACGTCAATGAATCCTACGCTACAGGAGTTGTTTTGATCTTAATCGTTTTGATTATCAATGGCATTTCAACTTACCTTAGCAGCCGATTAACAAAGGAGACAATAAAATGA
- the pstB gene encoding phosphate ABC transporter ATP-binding protein PstB — MSKVTIKEMDLFYGEFQALHHIDLTILKNEITAFIGPSGCGKSTLIKSLNRMNDLIEGCTINGEIKMDNEDIYAKECNVNHLRKRVGMVFQQPNPFPMSIYDNIAYGPRTHGIKNKQKLDELVEKSLREAAIWEEVKNNLKKSALSLSGGQQQRLCIARALAVEPEVLLLDEPTSALDPISTAKIEELVTVLKKDYTLVMVTHNMQQASRISDKTAFFLNGRMIEFGETRKMFTRPQKKETEDYISGRFG; from the coding sequence ATGAGTAAAGTGACAATCAAAGAGATGGATTTGTTTTATGGAGAATTTCAAGCGCTCCATCATATCGATTTAACGATTTTGAAAAATGAAATCACAGCTTTTATAGGGCCATCGGGATGCGGTAAATCAACATTGATCAAGAGTTTAAATCGAATGAATGATCTAATTGAAGGATGTACGATCAATGGGGAAATAAAAATGGATAATGAGGATATCTATGCAAAAGAATGCAATGTTAATCACTTGCGCAAAAGGGTAGGAATGGTTTTTCAACAACCCAATCCTTTTCCAATGAGTATTTATGATAATATAGCCTATGGACCCAGAACACATGGCATCAAAAATAAACAAAAGTTAGATGAATTGGTTGAAAAAAGTTTGCGCGAAGCGGCTATTTGGGAAGAAGTCAAAAATAATTTGAAAAAAAGTGCCTTATCTTTATCAGGAGGGCAACAACAGCGGCTTTGTATCGCTCGTGCACTAGCGGTCGAACCAGAAGTGTTGTTGCTGGACGAACCAACAAGTGCGTTAGATCCTATTTCCACAGCAAAGATTGAAGAACTGGTAACTGTATTAAAAAAAGATTATACTCTTGTTATGGTAACGCATAACATGCAGCAAGCTTCGCGAATATCAGACAAAACAGCTTTCTTTTTAAATGGACGCATGATTGAATTTGGCGAAACCAGAAAAATGTTTACTCGTCCTCAAAAAAAAGAAACGGAAGATTATATTTCGGGGCGCTTTGGTTAA
- a CDS encoding C40 family peptidase codes for MNKKLITLVLIATLGTTTCLTPLTAKAAVEDDISQATEKINQLENEKKSVANELAEITDQISENEANAASMMAEMSKAQSTLKELTKQIDTLNAAIAAREDKLAEQARTVQVNGDTQNYVDFILESESFVDVLGRADVVSKLVSANQALVKAQAEDKALVAEKQAETEKTLQEQTILAAKLEAAKTDLEQQQLEKEAVVASIAAEKSNVETEKAQLLATKEKAEKAAQELKAAKTTAVIKTSSSDKDEAKAVATATTSKETTQVSAAETNETKTSTNETQAPQKAATPAAGGSWATVQSAAFGIQGTPYLYGGTTTSGMDCSAFTQYAFNAAGVSLPRTASAQYAASTKISQSEARPGDLVFFNQTGSIDHVGIYLGNGSFIGAQTSSGVAVAQINQYYWGKYVVGYGRVN; via the coding sequence GTGAATAAGAAACTCATAACTCTTGTTTTAATAGCTACGTTAGGAACAACTACATGTTTAACTCCTTTAACAGCAAAGGCAGCGGTTGAGGATGACATCAGCCAAGCAACTGAAAAAATCAATCAACTTGAAAATGAAAAAAAATCAGTTGCAAATGAATTAGCAGAGATTACAGATCAAATTTCAGAAAATGAAGCAAACGCTGCTTCAATGATGGCTGAAATGTCAAAAGCACAATCAACATTGAAAGAACTTACAAAACAAATCGATACTTTGAATGCTGCTATTGCAGCACGTGAAGATAAATTGGCGGAACAAGCTCGTACAGTACAAGTGAACGGCGACACGCAAAATTATGTTGATTTTATTTTAGAGTCTGAATCTTTTGTAGATGTTTTAGGACGTGCTGATGTTGTTTCTAAATTAGTTTCAGCTAACCAAGCGTTAGTAAAAGCACAAGCTGAAGATAAAGCGTTAGTTGCAGAAAAACAAGCAGAAACTGAGAAAACCCTACAAGAACAAACTATTTTAGCTGCTAAATTGGAAGCTGCTAAGACTGATTTAGAACAACAACAATTAGAAAAAGAAGCTGTAGTTGCATCTATTGCAGCAGAAAAATCTAATGTTGAAACAGAAAAAGCACAACTTTTGGCAACTAAAGAAAAAGCAGAAAAAGCTGCTCAAGAATTAAAAGCTGCTAAAACGACTGCCGTTATCAAGACAAGTTCTTCAGATAAGGATGAAGCAAAAGCTGTAGCTACTGCAACTACTTCAAAAGAAACAACACAAGTGTCCGCAGCTGAAACAAATGAAACAAAAACGAGCACAAATGAAACTCAAGCGCCTCAAAAAGCTGCAACTCCTGCTGCTGGCGGGTCTTGGGCAACTGTTCAAAGTGCAGCTTTTGGTATTCAAGGTACTCCTTACTTATACGGAGGTACAACAACTTCAGGAATGGATTGTTCAGCATTTACACAATATGCATTTAATGCTGCTGGAGTCAGCTTGCCGCGTACAGCAAGTGCTCAGTATGCTGCTTCTACAAAGATTTCTCAATCTGAAGCACGTCCTGGCGACTTAGTATTCTTTAACCAAACGGGTAGTATTGACCATGTTGGTATTTACTTAGGAAACGGTAGTTTTATTGGAGCACAAACTTCTTCAGGCGTCGCTGTAGCACAAATCAATCAATATTATTGGGGTAAATACGTTGTTGGATATGGACGAGTAAACTAA